A section of the Lepus europaeus isolate LE1 chromosome 19, mLepTim1.pri, whole genome shotgun sequence genome encodes:
- the ZSCAN22 gene encoding zinc finger and SCAN domain-containing protein 22 isoform X1, producing the protein MAILTARAEADYQSKCGTALGWRTLLQGSSHSVSECCGQMAVPKSSLSPVPWEQNSCFQVKVEEEEASLSPGQQSGLDHTAHPEAARLRFRHFRYEEASSPQEALARLRELCRRWLQPETHSKEQMLELLVLEQFLGTLPPEIQAWVGAQCPKSGEEAAVLVEDLTQVLEKRGWQPGVEPAEASCKQGGVEESEPSEGTTETLMGGVSSGPAFVNACEPEGSSERQVGLFNEMWTKPVTQEVGFRRTSRPCRDAPADQPAYESGASGTGSNVWSTSTCQEKAASEQRSNPASGCGTAPPCPHSGKTSFTCGRCRKAFPSAAALQAHEKSHSRKTPYACSECGKAFGRSTHLAQHQVVHTGAKPHQCKECGKAFSRLTHLTQHQRIHTGEKPYRCGACGKTFSRSTHLTQHQRVHTGERPYECDECGKAFSQNTHLTQHQRIHTGEKPYTCDACGRAFSDCSALIRHLRIHSGEKPYQCKVCPKAFAQSSSLIEHQRVHTGEKPYRCRDCGKAFSRSSALMVHLKIHITVLQGTADTLRD; encoded by the exons ATGGCAATACTGACGGCCCGGGCTGAGGCGGACTATCAGAGCAAATGTGGAACAGCGCTGGGATGGAGG ACCCTGCTCCAAGGTTCCAGCCATTCTGTTTCTGAGTGCTGCGGCCAGATGGCTGTCCCCAAGAGCTCCCTGAGCCCAGTGCCCTGGGAACAGAACAGCTGCTTTCAAGTGAAGGTGGAAGAAGAAGAAGCCAGCCTGTCTCCAGGCCAGCAGTCCGGCCTTGACCACACTGCCCACCCTGAGGCTGCTCGCCTGCGCTTCCGGCACTTCCGCTACGAGGAGGCATCCAGCCCACAGGAGGCCCTGGCCCGGCTCCGAGAGCTGTGCCGCCGGTGGCTGCAGCCAGAGACGCACTCCAAGGAGCAGATGCTGGAGCTGCTGGTGCTGGAGCAGTTCCTGGGCACGCTGCCCCCCGAGAtccaggcctgggtgggggccCAGTGCCCCAAGAGTGGAGAGGAAGCTGCTGTGCTGGTGGAGGATCTGACTCAAGTGCTGGAGAAGAGAG GCTGGCAGCCCGGGGTGGAGCCTGCGGAGGCAAGCTGCAAGCAGGGAGGTGTGGAGGAGTCAGAACCATCAGAAGGGACCACTGAAACCCTCATGGGAGGTGTTTCCTCAGGACCTGCCTTTGTTAATGCCTGTGAGCCCGAGGGCAGCTCAGAGAGGCAGGTAGGGCTCTTCAACGAGATGTGGACAAAGCCTGTCACTCAGGAAGTCGGTTTCAGGAGAACGTCAAGGCCCTGCCGCGACGCCCCTGCAGATCAGCCTGCCTACGAGTCCGGTGCCTCGGGAACCGGTTCCAACGTGTGGTCCACTTCCACCTGCCAGGAGAAAGCTGCTTCCGAGCAGAGGTCCAATCCAGCGAGTGGCTGTGGGACAGCGCCTCCCTGCCCACACTCAGGGAAGACATCCTTCACGTGCGGCAGGTGCAGGAAAGCGTTCCCGAGCGCCGCAGCCCTCCAGGCTCACGAGAAGAGCCATTCTCGCAAGACCCCCTACGCCTGCAGTGAGTGTGGCAAGGCCTTTGGCCGGAGCACTCACTTAGCCCAGCACCAGGTTGTCCACACGGGCGCGAAGCCCCACCAGTGTAAGGAGTGTGGCAAGGCCTTCAGTCGGCTCACCCACCTGACCCAGCACCAGAGgatccacactggagagaaaccgtACAGATGTGGAGCCTGTGGCAAAACCTTCAGCCGCAGTACCCATCTCACCCAGCACCAGCGGGTGCACACAGGGGAGAGGCCCTATGAGTGTGATGAGTGTGGCAAGGCCTTCAGCCAGAACACCCACCTGACCCAGCACCAGCGCATCCACACCGGGGAGAAACCCTACACGTGTGACGCGTGTGGGAGAGCCTTCAGCGACTGCTCAGCTCTCATTCGACACCTGAGAATACACTCTGGGGAGAAGCCGTATCAGTGCAAGGTGTGTCCGAAGGCCTTTGCGCAGAGCTCCTCTCTCATCGAGCACCAGAGGGTCCACACGGGAGAGAAGCCATATCGGTGCAGGGACTGTGGGAAGGCCTTCAGCCGCAGCTCAGCCCTCATGGTGCACCTGAAGATCCACATCACAGTGCTGCAGGGAACGGCGGACACCCTCCGGGACTAG
- the ZSCAN22 gene encoding zinc finger and SCAN domain-containing protein 22 isoform X2 produces MAVPKSSLSPVPWEQNSCFQVKVEEEEASLSPGQQSGLDHTAHPEAARLRFRHFRYEEASSPQEALARLRELCRRWLQPETHSKEQMLELLVLEQFLGTLPPEIQAWVGAQCPKSGEEAAVLVEDLTQVLEKRGWQPGVEPAEASCKQGGVEESEPSEGTTETLMGGVSSGPAFVNACEPEGSSERQVGLFNEMWTKPVTQEVGFRRTSRPCRDAPADQPAYESGASGTGSNVWSTSTCQEKAASEQRSNPASGCGTAPPCPHSGKTSFTCGRCRKAFPSAAALQAHEKSHSRKTPYACSECGKAFGRSTHLAQHQVVHTGAKPHQCKECGKAFSRLTHLTQHQRIHTGEKPYRCGACGKTFSRSTHLTQHQRVHTGERPYECDECGKAFSQNTHLTQHQRIHTGEKPYTCDACGRAFSDCSALIRHLRIHSGEKPYQCKVCPKAFAQSSSLIEHQRVHTGEKPYRCRDCGKAFSRSSALMVHLKIHITVLQGTADTLRD; encoded by the exons ATGGCTGTCCCCAAGAGCTCCCTGAGCCCAGTGCCCTGGGAACAGAACAGCTGCTTTCAAGTGAAGGTGGAAGAAGAAGAAGCCAGCCTGTCTCCAGGCCAGCAGTCCGGCCTTGACCACACTGCCCACCCTGAGGCTGCTCGCCTGCGCTTCCGGCACTTCCGCTACGAGGAGGCATCCAGCCCACAGGAGGCCCTGGCCCGGCTCCGAGAGCTGTGCCGCCGGTGGCTGCAGCCAGAGACGCACTCCAAGGAGCAGATGCTGGAGCTGCTGGTGCTGGAGCAGTTCCTGGGCACGCTGCCCCCCGAGAtccaggcctgggtgggggccCAGTGCCCCAAGAGTGGAGAGGAAGCTGCTGTGCTGGTGGAGGATCTGACTCAAGTGCTGGAGAAGAGAG GCTGGCAGCCCGGGGTGGAGCCTGCGGAGGCAAGCTGCAAGCAGGGAGGTGTGGAGGAGTCAGAACCATCAGAAGGGACCACTGAAACCCTCATGGGAGGTGTTTCCTCAGGACCTGCCTTTGTTAATGCCTGTGAGCCCGAGGGCAGCTCAGAGAGGCAGGTAGGGCTCTTCAACGAGATGTGGACAAAGCCTGTCACTCAGGAAGTCGGTTTCAGGAGAACGTCAAGGCCCTGCCGCGACGCCCCTGCAGATCAGCCTGCCTACGAGTCCGGTGCCTCGGGAACCGGTTCCAACGTGTGGTCCACTTCCACCTGCCAGGAGAAAGCTGCTTCCGAGCAGAGGTCCAATCCAGCGAGTGGCTGTGGGACAGCGCCTCCCTGCCCACACTCAGGGAAGACATCCTTCACGTGCGGCAGGTGCAGGAAAGCGTTCCCGAGCGCCGCAGCCCTCCAGGCTCACGAGAAGAGCCATTCTCGCAAGACCCCCTACGCCTGCAGTGAGTGTGGCAAGGCCTTTGGCCGGAGCACTCACTTAGCCCAGCACCAGGTTGTCCACACGGGCGCGAAGCCCCACCAGTGTAAGGAGTGTGGCAAGGCCTTCAGTCGGCTCACCCACCTGACCCAGCACCAGAGgatccacactggagagaaaccgtACAGATGTGGAGCCTGTGGCAAAACCTTCAGCCGCAGTACCCATCTCACCCAGCACCAGCGGGTGCACACAGGGGAGAGGCCCTATGAGTGTGATGAGTGTGGCAAGGCCTTCAGCCAGAACACCCACCTGACCCAGCACCAGCGCATCCACACCGGGGAGAAACCCTACACGTGTGACGCGTGTGGGAGAGCCTTCAGCGACTGCTCAGCTCTCATTCGACACCTGAGAATACACTCTGGGGAGAAGCCGTATCAGTGCAAGGTGTGTCCGAAGGCCTTTGCGCAGAGCTCCTCTCTCATCGAGCACCAGAGGGTCCACACGGGAGAGAAGCCATATCGGTGCAGGGACTGTGGGAAGGCCTTCAGCCGCAGCTCAGCCCTCATGGTGCACCTGAAGATCCACATCACAGTGCTGCAGGGAACGGCGGACACCCTCCGGGACTAG
- the A1BG gene encoding alpha-1B-glycoprotein, whose translation MPARVAFLLLWGLIWGPETRAATFFDPRPRLLADSTTLTCQAQVPSQEFELFKDGVVWDQVRLDRPAMEHRFQLAGETGDTHGLYRCRSRFGSEWTQLSNLLEVTEDGSLPPPLLSAEPMSWITPGLNITLLCQGARQGVTFSLKREGDSKFLAVAEAGPHGQATFPVHQAGNYSCSYRTHAAGDPSEPSATVTIEELAAPPPPRLEVRDRLPRILQPGTSLTLECVAPLAGVEFLLWKDKKDLLVTMSSTSPDRVFFHLNEVALGDSGPYTCRYRMRQEHSAWSGESAPLELVLSDGTLPAPELSAEPPSLRPAPGSHVRLRCRGPRAGLRFALVTEEDDDRLAVRALLSPPGAEASFELRAVSVVDSANYSCVYVDPAPPFAGSVASEPLELRVDGPLPRPQLRPLWSGAVTPGRDAVLRCESSVPGVAFELLRTGEEEAATRVRAHGTSADLVLPYVGPQHAGNYSCRYRVWGSGGFVSELSDPVELLVAGR comes from the exons ATGCCTGCGAGGGTGGCCTTCCTGCTGCTCTGGG GTCTCATCTGGGGTCCAGAGACCAGAGCAGCCACGT TTTTTGATCCCCGACCTAGACTGCTGGCAGACTCCACGACATTGACGTGCCAGGCCCAAGTGCCGTCCCAGGAATTCGAGCTGTTCAAGGATGGAGTGGTCTGGGATCAGGTGCGTCTCGATAGACCTGCCATGGAGCACAGGTTCCAGCTGGCGGGAGAGACAGGCGACACCCATGGTCTCTACCGCTGTCGCTCACGCTTCGGCAGTGAATGGACGCAGCTGAGCAACCTCTTGGAGGTGACAGAGGATG GGTCCTTGCCTCCGCCTCTGCTCTCAGCGGAGCCCATGTCCTGGATCACTCCAGGCCTGAACATCACGCTGCTGTGCCAGGGGGCGCGGCAAGGCGTGACCTTCTCGCTGAAGCGGGAAGGCGACAGCAAGTTTCTGGCGGTGGCGGAGGCTGGGCCGCACGGGCAGGCCACCTTCCCTGTCCACCAGGCAGGCAACTATAGCTGCAGCTACAGGACACACGCAGCAGGTGACCCCTCAGAGCCCAGCGCCACTGTGACCATCGAGGAGCTGG CTGCGCCACCGCCCCCCAGGCTGGAGGTCCGCGACAGGTTACCCAGGATCCTGCAGCCTGGTACCTCCTTGACCCTGGAATGCGTGGCGCCCCTGGCTGGCGTGGAATTCCTTCTGTGGAAGGACAAGAAGGATCTGCTCGTGACCATGAGCAGCACCAGTCCAGACCGCGTCTTCTTTCACCTGAACGAGGTGGCGCTGGGGGACAGCGGTCCCTACACCTGCCGCTACCGGATGCGTCAAGAGCACAGCGCCTGGTCCGGGGAGAGCGCGCCGCTGGAGCTGGTGCTGAGTGACG GGACACTGCCCGCGCCAGAGCTCTCGGCCGAGCCCCCGAGTCTGCGCCCCGCGCCCGGCTCGCATGTGAGGCTGCGGTGCCGGGGGCCCCGGGCCGGGCTGCGCTTCGCCCTGGTGACGGAGGAGGACGACGACAGGCTCGCGGTGCGCGCTCTGCTGAGCCCGCCGGGCGCCGAGGCCAGCTTCGAGCTGCGCGCAGTCTCCGTGGTGGACTCGGCCAACTACAGCTGCGTCTACGTGGACCCGGCGCCGCCCTTCGCGGGCTCTGTAGCCAGCGAGCCCCTGGAGCTGCGCGTGGACG GACCCCTGCCCAGGCCGCAGCTCCGGCCCCTGTGGAGTGGGGCGGTGACCCCGGGCCGCGACGCCGTCCTGCGCTGCGAGAGCTCCGTGCCCGGCGTCGCCTTCGAGCTGCTGCGCACCGGCGAGGAGGAGGCTGCGACGCGCGTCCGCGCCCACGGCACCTCCGCGGACCTCGTGCTTCCCTACGTGGGGCCGCAACACGCCGGCAACTACAGCTGCCGCTACCGCGTGTGGGGTTCCGGCGGCTTCGTGTCGGAGCTCAGCGACCCGGTGGAGCTCCTGGTGGCCG GACGGTGA